One Candidatus Woesearchaeota archaeon genomic window carries:
- a CDS encoding DNA-directed RNA polymerase subunit N, whose amino-acid sequence MIIQIRCYSCGKPIAHLWEEYTKRTEKGEERKKVLDSLGLKRYCCRQTLMGHVDLLEVAGHFKKF is encoded by the coding sequence ATGATAATTCAAATTCGATGTTACAGTTGTGGAAAACCAATTGCACACCTCTGGGAAGAATATACAAAAAGAACTGAAAAAGGAGAAGAGCGAAAGAAAGTTCTTGATTCTCTTGGATTGAAACGATACTGCTGCAGACAGACACTCATGGGTCATGTTGATCTCTTAGAAGTCGCAGGACACTTTAAGAAGTTTTGA